From the genome of Virgibacillus siamensis, one region includes:
- a CDS encoding acetyl-CoA C-acetyltransferase produces MRKTVIVSGARTPFGKFGGSLKSFTAPQLGGKAIREALDRAGLEEKEINEVIMGTVLQGGQGQIPSRQAARIAGIPWDVKTETINKVCASGLRSVTLADQLIRVGDEDVIVAGGMESMSNAPYYLPDARWGNRMGDKRVVDMMVHDGLTCSFNNVHMGSYGNGTADEFNVSREDQDEWAYRSHQRSVKAIEDGKFAEEIVSLEVPQRKGDPILVDTDEAPRKDTSLEKLGKLRPAFDKDGTITAGNAPGVNDGACAFVVMSDEKAEALGKKPMATVLGHAEVAVDTKDFPQTPGLVINKLLEKTGYAKDDIDLFEINEAFAVVSLASGKIADIDPENVNVNGGAVALGHPIGASGARIILTLIHELKRQGGGLGIAAICSGGGQGDAVLIEVPKQ; encoded by the coding sequence ATGCGCAAAACCGTTATTGTATCAGGTGCCAGAACCCCGTTTGGAAAGTTTGGAGGATCGTTAAAATCTTTTACGGCCCCGCAGCTTGGCGGAAAAGCAATCCGTGAAGCGCTGGATCGCGCCGGACTCGAGGAAAAAGAAATCAATGAAGTTATTATGGGAACTGTTTTGCAGGGCGGCCAGGGCCAGATTCCGTCACGTCAGGCAGCACGTATTGCAGGCATTCCATGGGATGTAAAAACTGAAACGATTAACAAGGTCTGTGCATCAGGATTACGAAGTGTGACTCTTGCCGATCAGCTCATTCGAGTTGGCGATGAGGACGTCATTGTCGCTGGCGGAATGGAGAGCATGAGCAATGCACCATACTATTTGCCGGATGCGCGTTGGGGAAACCGTATGGGTGACAAACGCGTTGTCGATATGATGGTCCATGATGGGTTGACATGTTCATTCAACAATGTGCACATGGGAAGCTATGGAAATGGTACTGCCGATGAATTCAATGTGTCCCGGGAGGATCAGGATGAGTGGGCATACCGCAGTCATCAGCGTTCAGTAAAGGCAATCGAGGATGGCAAGTTTGCCGAAGAAATCGTGTCACTGGAAGTTCCGCAGCGTAAAGGTGACCCAATTCTAGTTGATACAGATGAAGCACCAAGGAAAGACACAAGCTTGGAAAAACTCGGCAAATTGCGCCCGGCTTTTGATAAAGATGGTACAATCACTGCCGGAAACGCACCTGGTGTCAATGATGGCGCATGCGCATTTGTCGTAATGTCGGATGAAAAGGCGGAAGCACTTGGTAAAAAACCGATGGCAACAGTACTTGGCCATGCTGAAGTTGCAGTCGATACGAAAGATTTTCCGCAGACACCAGGACTCGTCATCAACAAACTGCTTGAAAAAACAGGCTATGCCAAAGATGATATAGATTTGTTCGAAATCAATGAAGCGTTTGCAGTTGTATCATTGGCCAGCGGAAAAATTGCTGACATTGATCCGGAAAATGTGAATGTCAATGGTGGTGCCGTTGCACTTGGCCATCCAATCGGCGCAAGCGGGGCACGCATCATTTTAACACTTATTCATGAACTGAAACGCCAGGGCGGCGGACTCGGAATTGCAGCCATCTGCAGCGGCGGCGGCCAGGGAGATGCTGTCTTGATTGAAGTTCCGAAGCAGTAA